From a single Glycine soja cultivar W05 chromosome 19, ASM419377v2, whole genome shotgun sequence genomic region:
- the LOC114399283 gene encoding pentatricopeptide repeat-containing protein At5g15340, mitochondrial-like produces MRWSHTTQQQCALIFRSLLRQCARASAVRPGEQLHAAATVSGLLFSPSSFLLNALLHLYASCPLPSHARKLFDRIPHSHKDSVDYTALIRCSHPLDALRFYLQMRQRALPLDGVALICALGACSKLGDSNLVPQMHVGVVKFGFLRHTKVLNGVMDGYVKCGLVGEARRVFEEIEEPSVVSWTVVLEGVVKCEGVESGKVVFDEMPERNEVAWTVLIKGYVGSGFTKEAFLLLKEMVFGNQQGLSMVERASHLEVCGNPRELGLAEGASLPQHSESRFESSQGEISTFSVRECVEHDCFRRNIPLRNQKENEKVFGCGFGFGLNSITLCSVLSACSQSGDVSVGRWVHCYAVKAVGWDLGVMVGTSLVDMYAKCGRISAALMVFRHMPRRNVVAWNAMLCGLAMHGMGKVVVEMFACMVEEVKPDAVTFMALLSSCSHSGLVEQGWQYFHDLERAYGIRPEIEHYACMVDLLGRAGRLEEAEDLVKKLPIPPNEVVLGSLLGACYAHGKLRLGEKIMRELVQMDPLNTEYHILLSNMYALCGKADKANSLRKVLKNRGIRKVPGMSSIYVDGQLHRFIAGDKSHPRTADIYMKLDDMICKLRLAGYVPNTNCQVLFGCSNGDDCMEAFEEVEQVLFTHSEKLALCFGLMSTPSSSPLCIFKNLRICQDCHSAIKIASDIYKREIVVRDRYRFHSFKQGSCSCSDYW; encoded by the coding sequence ATGAGATGGTCACACACCACACAACAGCAGTGTGCTCTCATATTCCGTTCTCTTCTCCGACAATGCGCCCGCGCCTCCGCCGTCCGCCCCGGCGAGCAACTCCACGCCGCGGCCACCGTCTCCGGCCTCCTCTTCTCCCCCTCCAGCTTCCTCCTTAACGCCCTCCTCCACCTCTACGCCTCCTGCCCCCTCCCTTCCCACGCCCGCAAACTGTTTGACCGAATCCCCCACTCGCACAAGGACTCCGTCGACTACACCGCCCTCATCCGCTGCTCCCACCCCCTTGATGCCCTCCGTTTCTACCTCCAAATGCGCCAGCGCGCCCTCCCCCTCGATGGGGTGGCCTTAATTTGCGCCCTCGGCGCGTGTTCCAAGCTTGGGGACAGCAACCTCGTGCCTCAAATGCACGTGGGTGTGGTGAAGTTTGGGTTTTTGAGGCACACCAAGGTTTTGAATGGGGTTATGGATGGTTATGTGAAGTGTGGGCTTGTGGGTGAGGCTAGAAGGGTGTTCGAGGAGATTGAGGAGCCTAGTGTTGTGTCTTGGACTGTGGTGTTGGAAGGTGTGGTTAAATGTGAGGGTGTGGAGAGTGGGAAAGTagtgtttgatgaaatgcctGAGAGAAATGAGGTTGCTTGGACTGTATTAATAAAAGGGTATGTTGGAAGTGGGTTTACAAAGGAGGCTTTTTTGCTTCTTAAAGAGATGGTTTTTGGTAACCAACAGGGATTGAGTATGGTAGAAAGGGCTAGTCACCTGGAAGTTTGTGGTAACCCACGGGAGTTGGGTCTAGCGGAAGGGGCTAGTCTCCCACAACATAGTGAATCAAGATTTGAATCCTCGCAGGGAGAAATATCCACATTCAGTGTTCGAGAGTGTGTTGAACATGATTGCTTCCGAAGAAACATACCTCTGCGGAACCAAAAGGAAAATGAGAAGGTTTTTGGTTGTGGGTTTGGGTTTGGGTTGAATTCGATTACTTTGTGTTCTGTTTTGTCTGCTTGTTCTCAATCTGGGGATGTGAGTGTGGGAAGGTGGGTTCATTGTTACGCTGTTAAGGCTGTGGGGTGGGATTTGGGTGTTATGGTGGGGACAAGTTTGGTTGACATGTATGCCAAATGTGGGAGGATAAGTGCTGCTTTGATGGTGTTTAGGCATATGCCAAGGAGGAATGTGGTGGCATGGAATGCCATGCTTTGTGGGTTGGCCATGCATGGTATGGGGAAGGTTGTGGTGGAGATGTTTGCTTGCATGGTGGAAGAGGTGAAGCCTGATGCTGTGACTTTCATGGCTTTGTTAAGTTCTTGCAGTCATTCGGGTCTAGTTGAACAGGGTTGGCAGTATTTTCATGATCTTGAGCGTGCTTATGGGATCAGGCCAGAAATTGAGCACTATGCTTGCATGGTGGATCTTCTTGGTCGAGCTGGACGTTTGGAAGAAGCTGAGGATTTGGTGAAGAAGTTGCCAATTCCTCCAAATGAAGTTGTTCTGGGGTCCCTTTTGGGTGCTTGTTATGCACATGGTAAGTTGAGGCTGGGGGAGAAGATTATGAGAGAGTTGGTTCAGATGGATCCCCTCAACACAGAATATCATATCCTGCTTTCAAACATGTATGCATTGTGTGGAAAAGCAGACAAGGCAAATTCCCTTAGGAAGGTTCTTAAGAATAGGGGTATCAGAAAGGTGCCAGGAATGAGCTCAATATATGTAGACGGCCAACTTCATCGGTTCATCGCTGGGGATAAGTCACACCCAAGAACTGCAGATATTTACATGAAGCTTGATGACATGATTTGCAAGCTGAGGTTGGCTGGCTATGTTCCCAACACGAATTGTCAGGTTCTGTTTGGTTGTTCCAATGGCGATGATTGCATGGAAGCATTTGAGGAGGTAGAACAAGTGTTGTTCACTCATAGTGAGAAGCTAGCACTTTGTTTTGGCCTAATGAGCACACCATCCAGTTCTCCCCTATGCATTTTCAAGAACTTGAGGATATGCCAGGATTGTCATTCTGCTATTAAGATTGCTTCTGATATATACAAACGTGAAATTGTTGTCCGAGATCGTTATCGTTTTCATAGTTTCAAGCAAGGTTCTTGTTCTTGCTCTGACTATTGGTGA
- the LOC114398051 gene encoding vesicle transport v-SNARE 11-like, whose translation MSNVFEGYERQYCELSANLAKKCTAAGALNGEQKKQKVSEVKAGIDEAEALIRKMDLEARSLQPNIKGVLLAKLREYKSDLNNLKSEVKKIVSGNLNPSARDELLESGMADAMTASADQRTRLMVSTERLNKTSDRVKDSRRTMLETEELGVSILQDLHSQRQSLLHAHNTLHGVDDNIGKSKKILTNMSRRMNKNKWVIGGIVLVLVIAIIVILYFKFSK comes from the exons ATGAGCAACGTGTTCGAGGGTTACGAACGCCAATACTGCGAGCTCTCGGCGAATCTAGCGAAAAAGTGCACTGCCGCTGGTGCTCTTAATGGAG AGCAAAAGAAACAGAAAGTTTCTGAAGTAAAGGCTGGAATTGATGAAGCAGAAGCTTTG ATTAGAAAAATGGACCTTGAGGCAAGAAGTTTACAGCCAAACATCAAGGGTGTGCTTCTTGCTAAGTTGCGAGAGTATAAATCGGATCTCAACAATCTTAAAAGTGAAGTTAAGAAAATTGTATCTGGTAACTTAAACCCTTCTGCACGGGATGAATTGTTGGAATCAGGCATGGCAGATGCTATGACG GCATCTGCAGATCAGAGAACAAGATTAATGGTGTCAACTGAGAGGTTGAATAAGACCAGTGATAGAGTTAAGGATAGTAGGAGAACAATGTTGGAAACGGAAGAGCTTGGTGTCTCAATTCTTCAAGATTTGCATTCACAACGACAATCTCTATTGCATGCACATAACACG CTCCATGGAGTGGATGATAACATAGGCAAGAGCAAGAAAATTTTGACCAACATGTCAAGAAGGATGAACAAGAACAAATGGGTTATTGGTGGCATTGTTTTGGTCCTGGTTATAGCTATCATCGTGATCCTGTACTTCAAGTTTTCTAAATAG